Proteins encoded together in one Carassius auratus strain Wakin chromosome 32, ASM336829v1, whole genome shotgun sequence window:
- the LOC113052274 gene encoding E3 ubiquitin-protein ligase DTX4-like: MLLASAVVVWEWLNEHGRWRPYSPAVSHHIEAVIRSDPRGSGSVVLGQVDSRLSPYIIDLQSMHQFRQDTGTLRPVRRSFYDPRTAPGQGWVWEWENDSGSWTPYDTEVSIAIQAARDRQQPWLDLTPLGFCYLIDLQTMTQINGQTQRRRRIQRRSDLAYPLVSGPLPKPHAWSSAGSGGLLGVGVSGVSGGNGSAYPSGALPASAITSLGQPCSCQQCMLVLGVKTPSMALTLGRKPPPVPKPPSPKAPSRGHSYSLTLPHPPSLSRVLSPHRNSTSGASGGFAHSLSLLGSATAALSISSNRPPPPAVPPPPPPSTTPYTTSSPNPTVPTPSNALISTATTCAPTPSARVLGPVSTASAACAAPVPPRSSLAGLSRPALQRIAMAQSRALIASGVPTVPVKNLNGSSPVHPALAGITGILMSAAGLPVCLTRPPKLVLHPPPVSKSDIKPVPGLGHCCRKTTKKQARKGRTSEEVVRRYLQKVRSPPEEDCTICMESLCGPSGYKGPGVGGISRAEAVGRLSQCGHQYHLQCLVAMYNNGNKDGSLQCPTCKTIYGVKTGNQPPGKMEYHVIPHSLPGHPDCKTIRIIYNIPPGIQGPEHPNPGKPFTARGFPRHCYLPDSEKGRLVLKLLLVAWDRRLIFSVGTSSTTGETDTVIWNEVHHKTEFGSNLTGHGYPDSGHLDNVLEELRAQGITEDECLRD, encoded by the exons ATGTTGTTAGCCTCGGCCGTGGTCGTCTGGGAATGGCTGAACGAGCACGGGCGCTGGCGACCCTACAGCCCAGCGGTGTCCCATCATATCGAGGCGGTGATCCGCAGCGACCCTCGCGGCTCCGGGAGCGTGGTGCTGGGCCAAGTCGACTCGCGTCTATCGCCGTACATCATTGACCTGCAGTCTATGCACCAGTTTCGGCAAGATACCG GTACTCTAAGACCCGTGCGGCGAAGTTTCTATGACCCGCGGACGGCTCCGGGTCAGGGTTGGGTTTGGGAATGGGAGAATGACTCTGGCTCATGGACGCCGTATGACACAGAGGTGAGCATCGCCATCCAGGCGGCTCGGGACCGGCAGCAGCCCTGGCTGGACTTAACGCCACTGGGCTTCTGCTACCTTATAGACCTGCAGACTATGACGCAGATCAACGGACAGACGCAGCGGCGCCGGCGCATCCAGAGGCGCTCAGATCTGGCCTACCCACTTGTCTCGGGCCCGCTGCCTAAACCGCACGCGTGGTCATCCGCTGGAAGTGGTGGACTCTTGGGGGTGGGCGTATCGGGGGTAAGTGGAGGGAATGGTAGTGCCTATCCCAGCGGAGCTCTTCCAGCTTCTGCTATTACTTCACTGGGTCAACCATGTTCCTGCCAGCAGTGTATGCTAGTCTTAGGCGTCAAGACCCCTAGCATGGCACTAACTCTCGGGCGGAAGCCCCCACCCGTACCTAAGCCGCCGAGCCCAAAAGCGCCATCAAGAGGACACTCTTACTCGCTTACCCTGCCTCACCCTCCTTCCCTTTCCCGAGTCCTCTCGCCACATAGGAACTCCACCTCAGGTGCTAGTGGGGGCTTCGCACACTCCCTCTCCCTGCTAGGCTCAGCCACTGCCGCCCTGTCTATATCCTCCAACCGTCCTCCTCCACCTGCTGTACCGCCACCCCCGCCTCCTTCAACCACACCCTACACGACCTCCTCACCCAACCCTACAGTACCTACACCCTCCAACGCCCTTATATCTACGGCAACCACCTGCGCTCCCACGCCCTCTGCTCGTGTTCTGGGTCCCGTGTCGACAGCATCAGCAGCTTGTGCCGCCCCGGTGCCGCCTCGCAGCAGTCTGGCTGGCCTAAGCCGTCCCGCCCTGCAGAGAATCGCTATGGCACAGTCACGGGCACTCATTGCATCAGG AGTCCCCACGGTCCCAGTGAAGAACTTAAATGGATCCAGTCCTGTCCATCCAGCTTTGGCAG GTATCACTGGAATTCTGATGAGCGCCGCTGGACTCCCGGTCTGCTTGACCCGCCCACCCAAACTTGTGCTCCACCCCCCACCTGTCAGCAAGAGTGACATCAAACCTGTGCCAGGCCTTGGTCACTGCTGCCGGAAAACCACAAAGAAGCAGGCCCGCAAAG GTAGAACTTCAGAAGAAGTTGTTAGAAGATATCTCCAGAAAGTCCGCAGCCCACCTGAAGAG gATTGTACTATCTGTATGGAGTCTCTCTGTGGCCCGTCTGGTTATAAAGGCCCAGGTGTCGGGGGCATTTCTCGGGCCGAGGCAGTGGGTCGTCTGTCTCAGTGTGGACATCAGTACCACCTGCAGTGCCTGGTGGCCATGTACAACAACGGCAACAAAGACGGCAGCCTTCAGTGTCCCACCTGCAAGACCATCTACGGCGTTAAAACCGGCAACCAGCCACCAGGAAAGATGGAATACCACGTCATTCCTCACTCCCTTCCTGGACACCCTGACTGCAAGACCATCCGGATTATCTACAACATACCCCCTGGCATTCAG gGTCCAGAGCATCCCAACCCCGGGAAGCCCTTCACAGCCCGTGGATTTCCAAGACACTGCTACCTCCCTGACAGTGAAAAAGGCCGCCTG GTGTTGAAGCTGTTGCTGGTTGCTTGGGACCGCCGGCTGATCTTCTCAGTGGGCACGTCCAGCACTACGGGCGAGACTGATACGGTCATCTGGAACGAGGTGCATCACAAAACCGAGTTCGGCTCCAACCTGACCGGCCACGGTTACCCAGACTCCGGTCACCTTGACAACGTCCTGGAAGAGCTGAGGGCGCAAGGCATCACTGAGGATGAGTGTCTGAGAGACTGA
- the LOC113052547 gene encoding myb/SANT-like DNA-binding domain-containing protein 1, producing MASEDLCFSYTVPGSNEKHRRARNWTDSEMKALLYIWEEYVTELKKAKRNAKIYETMAKQLYELTGEQRHREEIKMKITNMTFQFRKLKYTANGSNATPDWPYYKSIERILSKVPDHAHMSPPNLSTSGPSTSQLETSVPQSAPPSGFLPEYTGSSEEREINDEEESLTENSESSFETRSQPHKRRRLSHVSLRRKKLRVLDAMLQEQRRISHAVEEACHEVRRVMHQQNFLQVQSLQLQERMMNLLEKMVPASSAPCWPNPLASKGLGASTTE from the exons ATGGCCTCTGAGGACCTCTGCTTCAGTTACACAGTGCCGGGCTCGAACGAGAAGCACAGGAGGGCTCGTAACTGGACGGATTCCGAGATGAAAGCTCTTTTGTACATTTGGGAAGAGTATGTGACAGAGCTAAAGAAAGCTAAGCGCAATGCTAAGATCTACGAGACGATGGCTAAGCAACTTTATGAATTAACTGGGGAACAGCGACACAGGGAAGAGATTAAAATGAAGATTACCAACATGACTTTCCAATTCAG GAAGCTGAAGTACACAGCAAATGGAAGCAATGCTACACCTGATTGGCCATACTACAAATCTATTGAGAGGATCTTGTCAAAGGTACCAGACCATGCTCATATGAGCCCACCGAACCTCTCGACGTCTGGCCCCTCCACCTCTCAGCTGGAGACTTCTGTACCCCAATCAGCTCCACCAAGTGGGTTTCTACCGGAGTACACGGGTTCGTCAGAGGAGAGAGAAATTAACGATGAGGAAGAAAGCCTAACAGAGAACTCTGAGAGTTCTTTTGAGACCAG GTCACAGCCACATAAGAGGCGGAGGCTTTCACATGTGTCACTGCGCCGAAAGAAGCTGCGTGTCCTGGATGCGATGCTGCAGGAGCAACGCAGGATAAGCCATGCCGTCGAGGAGGCCTGTCATGAAGTTCGCCGCGTTATGCATCAGCAGAACTTCCTGCAGGTGCAGAGCCTCCAGCTTCAGGAACGAATGATGAATCTCCTGGAGAAGATGGTTCCTGCTTCATCTGCACCTTGTTGGCCAAACCCACTGGCCTCAAAGGGTTTAGGAGCATCTACAACTGAGTGA